The following coding sequences are from one Methanosarcina sp. WWM596 window:
- the gmd gene encoding GDP-mannose 4,6-dehydratase: MSKVALLTGVTGQDGAYLAELLLNKGYTVHGMHRRSSLSNTGRIDHLLQDPHQKESKFFLHYGDLTDSANVIRLIKDIEPDEIYNLGAQSHVQVSFEVPEYTANSDGIGALRILEAIRILGLEDKSRFYQASTSELFGKVREVPQKETTPFYPRSPYSIAKLYAYWIAINYREAYDMFTCNGILFNHESPLRGENFVTRKITIAVSKIKKGLQDKLYLGNLNAKRDWGFAGDYVEAMWLMLQQDKPDDYVVATGETHSVREFTELAFREAGIDIGWEGEGVNEIGRDANSGKVLVEVDPMFYRPTEVDLLIGDPSKAREKLGWKTKVSFEELVKMMVKSDMR; encoded by the coding sequence ATGTCTAAGGTCGCATTACTTACAGGTGTAACAGGGCAGGATGGAGCATACCTTGCCGAACTCCTGTTAAATAAAGGATATACAGTGCACGGAATGCACAGAAGATCGTCTCTGAGTAATACAGGACGTATAGATCATCTCCTGCAAGATCCACATCAAAAGGAATCCAAATTTTTTTTGCATTACGGAGACCTGACTGATTCCGCAAACGTTATCAGACTTATTAAGGACATAGAGCCTGATGAAATTTACAACCTTGGCGCCCAAAGTCATGTTCAGGTTTCTTTTGAGGTCCCGGAATACACTGCAAATTCGGATGGAATTGGAGCCCTTCGTATTCTAGAAGCAATAAGAATTCTCGGGCTTGAAGACAAATCCAGGTTTTATCAGGCATCAACCAGTGAATTATTCGGGAAAGTGCGTGAAGTTCCCCAGAAAGAAACAACTCCCTTCTACCCCCGAAGTCCCTATTCAATAGCTAAACTATATGCTTACTGGATTGCCATAAACTATCGTGAAGCTTATGATATGTTTACCTGCAACGGTATCCTGTTTAATCACGAATCTCCTTTGAGAGGAGAAAATTTCGTTACCAGGAAGATTACAATAGCGGTGTCAAAGATAAAAAAAGGCCTTCAGGATAAACTCTACCTTGGAAATCTCAATGCCAAACGTGACTGGGGATTCGCAGGGGATTATGTGGAAGCCATGTGGCTCATGTTACAGCAGGATAAACCCGACGATTATGTTGTAGCAACAGGGGAAACGCACTCCGTCAGAGAATTTACAGAACTTGCATTCAGAGAAGCAGGTATTGACATAGGATGGGAAGGAGAGGGAGTTAACGAGATCGGCAGGGATGCTAACAGCGGAAAAGTACTCGTAGAAGTTGATCCGATGTTTTACAGACCTACTGAAGTGGACCTGTTGATAGGAGACCCTTCAAAAGCCAGAGAAAAACTTGGCTGGAAAACAAAGGTCAGTTTTGAAGAACTGGTAAAAATGATGGTAAAAAGCGATATGAGATAA
- the gmd gene encoding GDP-mannose 4,6-dehydratase: MTKVALITGITGQDGTYISKLLLDKGYVVHGIKRESSTRTEDKDKEQKNTNLHFHFCDMTDYSKLLRIINDIGPDEIYNLAAQSNVHTSFDRPEYTAEINALGPLRLLEAIRTLGLEKKTRFFQASTGDLFGNSLEIPQNENTPFHPRNPYAVSKLYAYWIAINYREAYDMFVCNGILFNHESPIRSESFVTRKITRAAVRIKKGFQEKLYLGNLDAKRDWGFAGDYVEAMWLMLQQDKPDDYVIATGETRSVQEMVEFAFREVGLEIEWEGEGLEKKGRNAATGEILIEVDPQFYRPLESSLLIGNPSKAREKLGWMPKVNFEELVRMMVKNDLEYIKC, from the coding sequence TTGACAAAGGTCGCACTGATAACAGGTATAACAGGCCAGGATGGAACATACATTTCAAAACTTTTATTAGATAAGGGGTATGTAGTACATGGAATAAAAAGAGAATCTTCTACCAGAACAGAGGATAAGGACAAAGAGCAGAAAAACACAAATCTTCATTTTCACTTCTGTGACATGACCGATTATTCAAAACTTTTGAGAATAATTAACGATATTGGTCCGGATGAGATCTATAATCTGGCGGCTCAAAGCAATGTACATACCTCTTTTGACAGACCGGAATATACAGCAGAAATTAATGCACTTGGCCCCCTGCGCCTCCTTGAAGCCATACGAACTCTTGGGCTGGAGAAAAAAACAAGGTTTTTTCAAGCTTCCACCGGGGATTTATTCGGAAACTCACTGGAAATTCCGCAAAATGAAAATACTCCCTTTCACCCCCGAAACCCTTATGCAGTGTCCAAATTGTATGCTTATTGGATTGCCATAAACTATCGTGAAGCTTATGATATGTTTGTCTGCAATGGGATCCTTTTTAATCATGAGTCCCCAATAAGATCCGAAAGTTTTGTTACGAGAAAAATCACCAGGGCTGCAGTTAGAATAAAAAAAGGCTTTCAAGAGAAACTGTATCTTGGAAATCTGGATGCAAAAAGAGACTGGGGTTTTGCAGGAGACTATGTTGAAGCTATGTGGCTTATGTTACAACAGGATAAACCGGATGATTATGTAATTGCAACAGGTGAAACCCGTTCGGTACAGGAAATGGTTGAATTTGCATTCAGAGAGGTTGGGCTTGAGATCGAATGGGAAGGAGAAGGGCTTGAAAAAAAAGGAAGAAATGCTGCAACAGGTGAGATCCTGATCGAGGTGGACCCCCAGTTTTACAGGCCTCTAGAGTCAAGCTTATTAATTGGAAACCCTTCAAAAGCCAGAGAAAAACTTGGATGGATGCCAAAGGTAAATTTTGAAGAACTGGTTAGAATGATGGTCAAAAACGACCTGGAATATATAAAATGTTAA
- a CDS encoding glycosyltransferase — protein MKTAIFHDYFGAIGGGEKVVITLAKLLNADIITTDLDAVDKLNTEVNVISLGHTKKIPPLKQISATEKFYTCDFSNDYDFFIFTGNWSHYAAHRHHPNMWYCYTPVRAFYDLYDTFLQRQDFITRQAFRTWVHGHRWLDQKSVNNIDQIVTISKNSQKRIEKYHHRTADIIYPPVDVSKFKCEEYGNFWLSVNRLYPEKRIELQIEAFRKMPDEKLIIVGGYAKGDHAEKYAKNIRNKLPPNVKILGEVSEQELIDLYARCRGFICTALDEDFGLTPVEAMASGKPVIAVNEGGFKETVTEKTGILINADIHSAIEAVEFISREPESYRDACLKQAKRFDLSIFSEKIKNVVNNDR, from the coding sequence ATGAAAACAGCTATCTTTCACGATTACTTCGGAGCTATTGGCGGTGGAGAGAAAGTTGTCATCACTCTAGCAAAGTTATTGAACGCTGATATTATCACTACAGATCTGGATGCAGTCGATAAACTGAATACAGAAGTAAATGTGATATCTCTTGGACACACAAAGAAAATTCCCCCGCTAAAACAGATTTCTGCAACTGAAAAATTTTATACATGTGATTTCTCAAATGATTATGATTTTTTCATTTTCACAGGGAACTGGAGTCACTATGCAGCCCACAGGCATCATCCTAACATGTGGTACTGCTACACACCTGTAAGGGCTTTTTACGATCTCTACGATACTTTCTTACAGAGGCAGGATTTTATTACTAGACAGGCTTTTCGTACCTGGGTACACGGCCACAGGTGGCTGGATCAAAAATCCGTTAACAATATTGATCAGATTGTCACGATTTCAAAAAATTCTCAGAAAAGAATTGAGAAGTATCATCACAGGACTGCTGACATAATTTATCCCCCTGTCGATGTTTCAAAGTTCAAATGTGAAGAGTATGGGAATTTCTGGCTCTCGGTAAACAGGCTTTATCCTGAAAAAAGAATCGAATTGCAGATAGAAGCTTTTAGAAAAATGCCTGATGAAAAACTTATTATTGTAGGTGGTTATGCAAAAGGTGATCATGCTGAAAAGTATGCAAAAAATATAAGAAATAAACTTCCTCCCAACGTGAAGATACTTGGAGAAGTCTCTGAACAGGAATTAATTGACCTTTACGCCAGGTGCAGGGGTTTCATCTGCACAGCGCTTGACGAAGACTTTGGTCTGACCCCTGTGGAAGCAATGGCAAGCGGGAAGCCCGTTATTGCGGTAAACGAAGGCGGGTTTAAAGAGACTGTCACAGAAAAAACGGGTATTCTCATAAATGCAGATATTCACAGCGCTATAGAGGCTGTCGAATTCATATCTCGTGAACCCGAAAGTTACAGGGATGCCTGTCTTAAGCAGGCAAAACGCTTTGATCTTTCGATTTTTAGTGAAAAGATAAAAAATGTGGTAAATAATGATCGTTAA
- a CDS encoding ABC transporter permease — protein sequence MIVKHLRELYDYRNLIWQLSWSEFKLRYKNSILGYFWSLLEPMLMLLVLYVVFSNLMRVQVEYFQLFLLLGIILWNFFSRATTIGMFSIVGKPGMVKKIYFPRDIFVISSCITALLMSIFESLIFIMFMVFFRVPISINLAYAPLILLFLFIISLGLSLVLCALNVYYRDVQFIWQVLLQIGFFATPVIYTIDVFPEYLQKFILLNPIARILNSARDTIIYSSPAKIEDLLFMCLSSIAFLLVGYIIFSRLEPGFAEEI from the coding sequence ATGATCGTTAAGCACCTGAGAGAGCTCTATGACTATAGGAATCTTATCTGGCAACTTTCATGGAGCGAATTTAAATTGAGATATAAAAATTCTATACTGGGTTATTTCTGGTCTCTTCTGGAACCCATGCTTATGCTCCTGGTTCTTTATGTGGTTTTTTCGAACTTGATGAGGGTTCAGGTTGAATACTTCCAGTTGTTTTTACTTCTTGGTATCATTCTATGGAATTTTTTTAGCAGAGCAACTACCATCGGAATGTTTTCCATAGTAGGAAAACCAGGTATGGTTAAGAAAATTTACTTTCCAAGGGACATCTTTGTCATTTCCTCATGCATTACAGCTCTGCTCATGAGCATTTTCGAGTCTCTTATATTCATAATGTTCATGGTATTTTTCAGGGTACCAATTTCCATCAACCTGGCTTATGCACCGCTTATTCTGCTGTTCCTATTTATTATCTCACTTGGGCTCTCTCTGGTGCTTTGCGCATTGAATGTATATTACAGAGACGTGCAGTTTATCTGGCAGGTTCTTTTGCAGATTGGATTCTTTGCAACCCCTGTAATCTATACCATTGACGTATTTCCCGAATATCTGCAGAAATTCATCTTATTGAATCCAATTGCCCGGATTCTTAATTCTGCAAGGGATACCATTATTTATTCTTCTCCAGCGAAAATAGAGGATCTTTTATTTATGTGTCTTTCATCAATAGCCTTCCTTCTTGTAGGATACATTATTTTTTCCAGATTAGAACCCGGATTTGCGGAGGAAATCTGA
- a CDS encoding ABC transporter ATP-binding protein: MTAIEVEHLYKTFRIPHEKRTTLFEALTGVFKPPTYETFHALKDINFTVEDEEALGIIGVNGSGKSTLLKIIANILHPTGGKVNIHKKITPFLELGVGFQPDLTAAENIKIYATIMGMQKREISDKLEDIIEFAGLEKFRDTKLKNFSSGMQVRLAFSTAIQTDPEILLMDEVLAVGDMEFQQKCLDTLSQYRKEGVTIVFVSHDLGAVRRFCDRTLLLNKGEQVVLGDTGDVIDRYVYGGGEEAPSSESINESEKKSQNEAESAETEETLVDKTTRWGDRIVEITDVEFYDKFGNRGSRFNSLDLMTIRIFYHAHKKVSDPVFGIALYSEKGDNLFGTNTELKNVELDTLEGKGHVDLMIERIPMITGRFLLTVAVHTRDQKPYDWHDKQYSFDVIPTSRDAGLFEVPCNWKI; the protein is encoded by the coding sequence ATGACTGCAATTGAAGTTGAGCATCTGTACAAAACATTTCGCATACCTCATGAAAAAAGAACCACTCTATTTGAGGCTCTGACCGGGGTCTTCAAGCCTCCAACCTATGAAACTTTCCACGCACTAAAAGATATCAATTTTACAGTTGAAGATGAAGAAGCACTTGGAATCATTGGAGTAAACGGGAGTGGTAAGAGCACTTTATTAAAGATTATAGCTAATATTCTGCACCCTACTGGAGGAAAAGTAAATATTCATAAGAAAATCACTCCATTTCTGGAACTGGGAGTTGGCTTTCAGCCCGATCTTACAGCTGCAGAGAACATAAAAATCTATGCAACCATCATGGGCATGCAAAAAAGAGAAATTAGTGATAAACTGGAAGATATTATTGAGTTCGCAGGACTTGAGAAGTTCAGGGATACCAAGCTCAAAAATTTTTCATCGGGCATGCAGGTAAGGCTTGCCTTTTCAACGGCGATTCAGACCGACCCTGAGATCCTTTTAATGGATGAAGTGCTGGCTGTAGGGGACATGGAATTTCAGCAAAAGTGCCTGGATACCCTGAGTCAGTATCGAAAGGAAGGTGTTACTATCGTTTTTGTTTCACACGATCTTGGGGCAGTAAGGAGGTTTTGTGATAGGACTTTACTTCTAAATAAAGGGGAGCAGGTAGTCTTAGGAGACACAGGAGATGTAATTGACCGTTATGTGTATGGCGGTGGAGAAGAAGCACCCTCTTCGGAAAGTATTAACGAATCGGAAAAAAAATCCCAAAATGAAGCAGAATCTGCCGAAACAGAAGAAACACTTGTGGATAAGACTACTCGTTGGGGAGATCGAATTGTTGAGATTACTGATGTGGAGTTTTACGATAAATTTGGCAATAGAGGTTCCAGATTCAACTCCTTAGATCTTATGACAATCAGAATCTTTTACCATGCACATAAAAAAGTCTCTGATCCGGTATTTGGCATTGCTCTATATTCCGAAAAAGGAGATAACCTCTTTGGAACAAATACTGAATTAAAAAACGTAGAACTTGACACTCTCGAGGGCAAAGGACATGTTGACCTCATGATAGAGAGAATCCCTATGATAACAGGAAGGTTTTTACTTACAGTAGCGGTACATACCCGTGACCAAAAACCTTACGACTGGCATGATAAACAGTATTCTTTTGATGTAATTCCAACCAGTAGAGATGCTGGACTTTTTGAGGTACCTTGCAACTGGAAAATCTGA
- a CDS encoding bifunctional 2-polyprenyl-6-hydroxyphenol methylase/3-demethylubiquinol 3-O-methyltransferase UbiG → MEIFDINTEINEEEINVEKIMGKIRENIRKRKGSEVFPGKNIEDLQNGPSPEAPLSESNIQRDLEYLNSNWDIQNNSYFISSHRPVVGKFLVKGRDLVHGEIRRYVDPIVWKQTEFNGSTVRLLNDTAGKFNYYNNKIELLRSEMDSRIEQLRPELENKVEQLRPELENKVEKLKSKFEIKIGQLKSEMDKDIKAEVNSIVSSMNLDIENKAWLASILDGKLEEGYKDQQIGTSDSSDLDINYFRFEEQFRGSREDIKQRQSNFINYFIGCSNVLDIGCGRGEFLELSKEHGIGAKGVDIDDSMVDYCFSKGFNVVKDEAILYLEKLDDKSLDGIFIDQVVEHLEPDYLIKLLKLCFQKLKYGYYIFVETVNPLSLVSFANFYIDMTHKKPIHPYTLKFLLEATGFRDLETKFFSPVPDYARLKRISSPDNVSPAVSSIVEVHNQNVDMLNNILYGAQDYAVIGKK, encoded by the coding sequence ATGGAGATATTTGACATTAATACTGAAATTAATGAAGAAGAAATCAACGTTGAAAAAATAATGGGAAAAATAAGGGAAAACATCCGTAAGCGAAAAGGATCAGAGGTTTTTCCAGGGAAAAATATTGAAGATCTTCAAAATGGCCCTTCACCCGAGGCACCTTTAAGTGAAAGTAATATCCAGAGAGATCTCGAGTATCTAAATTCCAACTGGGACATTCAGAACAACAGTTATTTCATTAGTTCTCATCGGCCGGTTGTGGGGAAATTCCTTGTTAAGGGTAGAGACTTGGTACACGGAGAAATCAGGCGGTATGTGGACCCGATTGTCTGGAAGCAAACAGAGTTTAATGGGAGTACGGTTCGCCTTCTTAATGATACTGCAGGTAAGTTCAACTATTATAACAATAAGATAGAGCTACTTCGATCCGAAATGGATTCCAGGATAGAGCAGCTCAGACCTGAATTAGAAAATAAGGTAGAGCAGCTCAGACCTGAATTAGAAAATAAGGTAGAGAAGCTTAAGTCTAAATTCGAGATTAAGATTGGACAACTTAAGTCAGAAATGGATAAGGATATAAAGGCAGAAGTTAACTCTATAGTTTCTTCAATGAATCTGGACATTGAAAATAAAGCATGGTTGGCTAGTATACTTGATGGCAAACTAGAAGAAGGTTATAAAGATCAACAGATTGGAACTTCCGACTCCAGTGATTTAGATATTAATTATTTTAGATTTGAAGAACAGTTCAGGGGTTCAAGAGAAGATATAAAGCAGCGGCAGTCTAATTTTATAAATTATTTCATTGGATGTTCCAATGTTCTGGATATTGGGTGTGGAAGGGGCGAATTTCTGGAGTTATCAAAAGAGCATGGTATTGGTGCAAAAGGTGTTGATATTGATGATTCCATGGTTGACTATTGCTTTTCAAAGGGATTCAATGTAGTGAAAGACGAAGCGATTTTGTATCTAGAAAAGCTTGATGATAAGAGTCTTGATGGAATTTTTATCGATCAGGTAGTTGAACATCTCGAACCTGATTACTTGATTAAGTTGCTTAAGCTATGCTTTCAGAAACTCAAATATGGATACTATATTTTTGTGGAAACTGTAAATCCGCTTTCTCTGGTATCATTTGCTAATTTTTACATAGATATGACTCATAAAAAGCCTATACATCCTTATACATTGAAATTTTTGCTTGAGGCAACAGGATTCAGAGATCTCGAAACTAAATTCTTCTCACCTGTTCCGGATTATGCTAGATTAAAACGAATATCTTCTCCTGATAATGTATCACCAGCGGTTTCTTCAATTGTGGAAGTACATAATCAAAACGTTGACATGCTGAACAATATTTTATACGGCGCCCAGGATTATGCTGTGATTGGTAAGAAATGA
- a CDS encoding glycosyltransferase gives MKIAVVTPKSVSCERGGAENLYDGLVSALNRAGHQATKIDILVDESSFEKILESYCNCFYLNLDDYDLVISTKAPTYMVRHRNHISYLLHPIRVFYDMFNVEYNSNDKEKQKQKKLIHEFDKYGLNPARIKKHCVIGEVVAQRMRDADPFWNDVNFKVIYPAPIISTFLEPQTGEFIFLPGRLHRWKRIDLIIKAMKYLKNDTRLLLAGVGEDANDLRKLVHKLGLEQKVQFLGKVSNEELLDLYSRSILVPFVPIQEDYGYITIEAFGAKKPVITCKDSGEPANIVQDSINGFIVDPDPEKIAEKMDYLIEHPEETVLMGEKGFQSVQNIKWENVVKELLDDLQICSENKVTSKINVLITDTQPIDPAVGGGRLRLKGLYSNLGDNIKPLYIGTFDWKGEKRREVAISRSFNEFDIPLDNEHFKLNEYFNKLLPDKTIIDSIFPFLGEASPEFVKAVRKEAEKADVVIISHPWLYPIIKTEVNLKNKVLIYDSQNCEAILRTQLLGSSSFAKCIVNMVKFVEKELCEESDLILACSEVDKQQFEQLYDLDSSKVEVFPNGVDAKEIKPIGEDIRINYKKKLNLAPKTVIFVGSEYAPNVEAGNFIINTLADESPDVYFLILGGVGNQLNSKSKSNVKIYGRVSEEEKNMLLSASDIAINPMLHGSGTNIKMFDFMAAGLPTISSPVGARGIVNEDSFIVAELSNFSAEIHRVLSNKDIYNRLSLNGRILVEQYYDWNKISSALGKKIVTLYQDNLPYFSVIIPTLRGEQLHNLIQRLNQQTYTNFEAVIVDSGENREASLQKLCNFKLKYVFDKKAGAVQARNIGLKHAEGKIIAFTDDDCEPDSNWLKNAKELFERKNIIGIEGYIFSDETKRNDPSYRLVTNEGFEGLGFMTANLFIRRDILEIIGGFDERFDKPHFREDTDLAWRAQDYGSIPYSRDVRVYHPPHFRNNKGESQKERDKFFINDPLLFAKHPDKYIRLMKTEGHYKHNDDFWQFFLEGYRNTDEQIPINVLLKDKEIRKFVPEELRNA, from the coding sequence ATGAAAATTGCAGTTGTAACTCCAAAAAGCGTAAGTTGTGAGAGGGGGGGTGCAGAAAATCTTTATGATGGGTTAGTAAGCGCTCTCAATAGGGCAGGACATCAAGCAACAAAAATTGATATCCTGGTTGACGAATCCAGTTTTGAGAAAATATTAGAATCGTATTGCAATTGTTTTTACCTTAATTTAGATGATTATGACCTTGTAATTTCCACAAAGGCTCCTACTTACATGGTGAGGCATAGAAACCATATTTCTTACTTACTTCATCCAATAAGAGTATTTTATGATATGTTCAATGTAGAATACAATTCTAACGACAAAGAAAAACAAAAACAAAAGAAGCTAATCCACGAATTTGATAAGTATGGCTTGAATCCAGCAAGGATAAAGAAACATTGTGTTATTGGGGAAGTAGTTGCTCAGAGAATGAGGGACGCAGATCCTTTTTGGAATGATGTCAACTTTAAAGTAATATATCCTGCACCTATAATCTCAACTTTTTTAGAGCCACAGACAGGAGAATTTATCTTTCTTCCGGGAAGGCTGCACAGATGGAAACGTATTGATCTGATAATTAAAGCTATGAAATATCTGAAGAACGATACACGTTTACTTCTCGCAGGTGTGGGTGAAGATGCTAATGATTTACGAAAGCTTGTACATAAGCTGGGCTTAGAGCAGAAGGTACAATTTTTAGGAAAAGTTTCTAATGAAGAATTATTGGACTTATATTCCAGATCGATTTTAGTTCCGTTCGTTCCAATTCAGGAAGATTACGGATATATCACCATAGAAGCTTTCGGAGCTAAAAAACCTGTTATCACCTGTAAAGATTCAGGAGAGCCAGCAAACATTGTTCAAGACTCTATAAACGGATTTATTGTTGATCCTGACCCAGAAAAGATTGCTGAAAAAATGGATTACTTAATAGAACATCCTGAAGAAACCGTTTTAATGGGAGAAAAAGGATTCCAATCCGTTCAGAATATAAAATGGGAAAATGTTGTAAAAGAACTATTAGACGATTTACAGATTTGTTCAGAAAATAAAGTAACCTCTAAAATTAATGTTCTTATTACCGATACTCAACCTATTGATCCTGCAGTTGGAGGTGGAAGATTACGACTGAAGGGATTATATTCTAATCTGGGAGATAACATAAAACCACTATATATTGGAACCTTTGATTGGAAAGGAGAAAAAAGAAGAGAAGTTGCTATATCCCGCTCGTTCAACGAATTTGATATTCCATTGGATAATGAGCACTTTAAGTTAAATGAATATTTTAATAAATTATTGCCTGACAAAACGATTATTGACTCCATTTTTCCATTCTTAGGGGAAGCCTCCCCCGAGTTTGTTAAAGCTGTCCGAAAAGAAGCAGAAAAAGCTGATGTGGTGATAATCAGCCATCCCTGGTTGTATCCAATTATAAAAACTGAGGTTAATCTCAAAAATAAAGTTTTGATTTATGACAGTCAAAATTGTGAAGCAATTTTGAGAACCCAGTTGTTAGGTTCTTCTTCATTTGCTAAATGCATAGTTAACATGGTTAAATTTGTTGAAAAAGAGTTATGTGAGGAAAGTGACTTAATTCTTGCATGTTCAGAAGTTGACAAACAGCAATTTGAGCAGTTGTATGACCTGGATTCTTCTAAAGTAGAAGTTTTCCCAAACGGTGTAGATGCAAAAGAAATAAAACCTATTGGTGAAGACATAAGAATAAATTATAAAAAGAAATTGAACCTCGCTCCAAAAACAGTTATTTTTGTTGGAAGTGAATACGCTCCAAATGTAGAAGCTGGCAATTTTATAATTAACACACTTGCAGATGAAAGTCCTGATGTCTACTTCCTTATTCTTGGAGGAGTCGGAAATCAGTTGAATTCAAAGAGCAAAAGCAATGTGAAAATCTATGGCAGAGTATCCGAAGAAGAAAAAAACATGCTTCTTTCAGCTTCAGACATAGCTATAAACCCAATGCTTCATGGTTCCGGGACAAATATCAAAATGTTTGATTTCATGGCTGCCGGGCTTCCAACAATATCTTCTCCGGTTGGGGCAAGAGGAATAGTTAACGAAGACTCGTTTATAGTTGCTGAGTTATCCAATTTCTCTGCTGAAATTCATAGAGTTTTATCAAATAAAGATATTTACAATAGACTTTCTTTGAATGGAAGAATTCTGGTTGAACAATATTATGACTGGAATAAAATTTCATCAGCTCTCGGAAAGAAAATTGTTACATTATATCAGGATAATCTTCCCTATTTTTCAGTCATCATCCCAACATTGCGCGGTGAACAACTACATAATCTTATTCAGAGATTAAATCAACAAACATATACAAATTTTGAAGCAGTTATTGTGGATTCAGGAGAAAACCGGGAGGCAAGTCTTCAAAAGTTATGCAATTTTAAACTTAAATATGTCTTCGACAAAAAAGCAGGCGCTGTACAGGCTAGAAATATTGGACTAAAGCATGCGGAAGGAAAAATAATTGCATTTACTGATGATGATTGTGAGCCTGATTCAAACTGGTTGAAAAATGCAAAAGAGCTATTTGAGCGTAAAAATATAATTGGAATTGAAGGCTATATTTTCTCTGATGAGACCAAAAGGAATGATCCAAGCTACCGACTTGTAACGAATGAAGGATTTGAGGGGCTAGGTTTCATGACTGCAAATCTTTTTATCCGCCGTGATATTCTCGAAATAATTGGAGGATTTGATGAGCGTTTTGACAAACCTCACTTCAGGGAAGATACAGACCTGGCATGGAGAGCACAGGATTATGGGTCTATTCCATATAGCAGAGATGTTCGTGTTTATCATCCCCCACATTTTAGAAATAACAAAGGTGAATCTCAAAAAGAAAGAGATAAATTCTTTATAAACGACCCTTTGCTTTTTGCTAAACATCCTGATAAGTATATTAGATTGATGAAAACTGAAGGACATTATAAACACAACGATGATTTTTGGCAGTTTTTTTTAGAAGGGTACAGGAATACTGATGAACAAATTCCTATCAATGTTTTGCTTAAAGACAAAGAGATCCGAAAATTTGTACCTGAAGAACTAAGGAATGCTTGA
- a CDS encoding acyltransferase: MSQKIEAIESLRGIGALMVLVDHLLCTFYPSMFFAGRKLHFGYEDAIRDSPVHLLYNGVFAVCLFFSLSGYVLSHKYFTTRDAETVRRSAYKRYFRLMVPVFAAVMISFLVGSFGLYHHMEIVAITGSLGWLDTLFQFPHGDIFGAIYSGLFGVFFSMDNRYNGALWTMNTELQGSFLIYGFLLFFGDRWERIFAYIVGFLLFKDGYMISFLAGMALCDLNTTLKYRVPEPICISITIVGLWIAAVPYDVNGLLSLIGLNIGAQYLNLILGSILVLGGVAFSPFLNKLLSNSFMVWMGKLSFSVYVVHMIIIGSYSCITFSLLNQMVSYNVAAMATITSSIILVYLFATYFYRWFDLGGQHLSKVLYETSYNQVSLVVKKTYTAILVWI; encoded by the coding sequence GTGTCTCAAAAGATCGAAGCGATCGAAAGCCTGAGAGGAATAGGAGCATTGATGGTCCTCGTCGACCATTTGCTATGTACATTCTATCCCTCTATGTTTTTCGCGGGCCGCAAGCTCCACTTTGGCTACGAGGACGCCATCCGCGACAGCCCTGTGCACCTATTATATAACGGTGTATTTGCGGTTTGCCTATTTTTCTCGTTGAGTGGCTATGTGTTGAGCCACAAATACTTTACCACTAGAGATGCCGAAACGGTGAGGAGAAGTGCATATAAACGGTATTTTCGGCTCATGGTGCCTGTGTTTGCGGCCGTGATGATCTCTTTCCTCGTGGGCTCTTTTGGGTTGTACCATCACATGGAGATAGTGGCCATTACGGGTTCTTTGGGGTGGCTGGATACTTTGTTCCAATTCCCCCACGGTGATATCTTTGGGGCAATATATAGTGGCTTGTTTGGCGTGTTTTTCTCTATGGATAACAGGTATAATGGTGCCCTGTGGACGATGAACACTGAACTGCAGGGTAGCTTCCTCATCTATGGGTTCCTATTGTTCTTCGGAGATCGGTGGGAACGCATATTTGCTTACATCGTGGGGTTCCTATTATTTAAGGATGGATACATGATAAGTTTCTTGGCAGGTATGGCGTTGTGCGACCTTAACACTACATTGAAATATAGGGTACCCGAGCCTATTTGCATCAGCATTACAATCGTGGGATTATGGATAGCTGCAGTTCCTTATGATGTGAACGGTTTGCTTTCCCTAATCGGATTAAATATCGGTGCACAATACCTGAATTTAATTTTAGGGTCGATACTGGTGTTGGGAGGTGTCGCCTTTAGCCCATTTTTAAACAAATTATTATCCAACAGTTTTATGGTGTGGATGGGCAAGTTGTCTTTCAGTGTCTACGTAGTCCACATGATAATAATCGGTAGCTATAGTTGTATAACATTTAGTCTGCTTAACCAGATGGTCTCATATAATGTTGCGGCCATGGCCACTATTACGTCGTCGATTATTTTGGTATACTTGTTTGCCACTTATTTTTATCGTTGGTTTGACCTCGGTGGTCAACACCTCTCTAAAGTGTTATACGAAACCTCTTATAATCAGGTATCTCTGGTGGTAAAGAAGACCTATACGGCTATATTGGTGTGGATATAA